Genomic DNA from Candidatus Hydrogenedentota bacterium:
TATCCGACTTGAAATAGATCCAACTGCATAGCATCGCGACCGTAAAGGGGACGCACTCCCGGGCCTGCGCGATCACCGCGCCCGGATGCAAGTGGGGCCGCTGCCAGCCCCCCACGCGAACGGCCACCGCCGCGCACAACAACAGCCCCAGCCCATTGGCCAGCGCGAGGATGGCATGGGCCTGGGCCGCGCTCCCCGGTTGGCCCAGCAGCAGATACACCAACAGCACCTTTGCCGCGCCCACGCCAATGTTCATAACCGCGATCAAGCCCATTCGCTCCCGGGCGATCAGCAGGGACTCGAAGGGCTGCTGCAATGCCCAGAGAAACACCACAGAGACGCCCGCCCAGAACGCGGCAGACTGGAGAGCATCCCCACGCTGGACAAGCCAGATCAGCCCGAGGCAGAGAGACGACAGCGTCCCCGTGACCACGAGCGAGGTCCACACTTGATCCCAGGCGTGGGTCGCGTCCCGCGCTATCTCGCGCACGAGCAGCCGCTGAATGCCCAGCGTCGCGAAGACCGTAAAGAATGAGGCAAAGCCCAGCGCCGCGCCAAATTGCCCCTGACTTTCGAGCGAAAGGGCCCGAAAAATCAGCCCGCTCTGCACCATGGCCATGGCGAGCCCGACCACGCGCGATAGGATAAGCAACGCCGCATTCAGCCCCACGCGGGTAGACGTGGAAACATCGCTCATGGCCGCTCCAACACGGCGCGATAGGCCGCCAACAGGGCCTGCGCGCTGTGCGCCCAGGTCATGCCCTGCGCCCGATTCCACGCCGCTTCCACGCGCGCCCCCTCGGTGCCGCGGTCAAGCAGCAATCGCTCCAGACCCGCGTCGAGACTTTCATCGTCCTCCGGCTCCACCAGAATACCCGTATCCCCGATCACCTCGGGCAGGGACGACACATTGGAGGTCAGCACCGGCACACGCGCGGCCATGGCCTCCAACACCGGCAGACCGAATCCCTCATACAGCGAAGGATAAACGCAGCCCCGCGACCCCCGCAGCAGCGCCACCGCGTCTTCGCGGGGAAGATAGCCCGTGCGAATCACATCCTTTTCCAATCCATGCCGCGCAATCGCCTCCAGCACCGGCCCGAACATCCAGCCCTCGCCGCCCGCCAGCACAAGCCGGGGCGCCGCATGGCGAGCGCGCAGGCGGGCATAGGCCTCCACCAGCCGCTTCAGATTCTTTCGCGGCTCCAGCGTGCCCAGATGAATCCAGTAGGGTCCGTCCACGCCATGGCGCTGGCGCACGTCGGCAAGTTGGGCTTGATCCAGCGGGCCACTGAACTCTTCCAGCATCACGCCCCCAGGTACCACATGAACCTTAGCCGGGTCGGCTTGCAGCAGATCGATCACATCCATCCGGCAGCTCTGAGAAATGGCGAGGATGCCGTCCGCCCTGGGCACCGCGTGGGTCAGCAGCTTTCGGTGCAGCGCGAGGGAAGCATCTTCATGGATCGCCGACCGGCGCATGCCCGCAAGATCAAAAATAGTGACCACGCGCTTCGCGCGGCGCGATGGCGGCAGGAGATGGAAGCCGCCGTGCACAATATCCGTCTCTCCAAGCCACCATGACATGGACGGCCATTCCACGCGGGTCCACAGTTCATTTTTCAAGCGCGTGGGAATGCGCTGTCCGGAAAATCGCGACGCCCTTGCGCCAAACCCATGAACCTCCTCCGGAAGTGGCTTCGCCGCGCACGCAAAGACCCGAAGATCAAGCCCGGGCGAAGTGCGCAGCAGCGCGTCGAAAAGATGCGCCGTGTAATACCCCACTCCCGTAATCGGGCGCGAAGCAAGGCAACTAAGATCGGCGGCGATGGAAAAAGAGTTCACAAGAGTGGCCTTACAATTTCGGGTGACCAAAGGGCGCCCGGAGTATACCAGTGGTCAGTTGACAGTTGACAGTTGACAGTTGACACCAATGCCCCACAAGACCCACAAGACCCACAAGACCCATAAGACCCATAAGACCCATAAGACCCATAAGACCCATAAGACCCATAAGACCCATAAGACCTCTGCCCACTGTCAACTGCCAACCAACCTGTGGCATACTGCGCCACACACGCCGGGGCAGTGCCTTCCACCTTCCCGCTTGCGAAACAAAGGAACCCATCCATGAAAGTCCTCATCATCGGCGCCGAGGGCCAACTCGGCCAGGATCTCTGCGCCGTGTTTGCCGACACCGAAGTCCATCGCGCGGGACGCGACCGACTCGACATCGTTGACGCCGCCGCTGCGGACGCGCTCATCACCCACGAAGTCAGGCCCAATCTCGTGATCAACACCGCGGCGGCCCACAATGTGCCCGTTTGCGAACAGGAACCCGCCCTGGCCTTTGCGGTCAACGCGACCGGCTCGCGGAATCTGGCCATGGCCTGCAAGGCCGCGGGGGCGCGCCTGGTCCACGTAAGCACGGACTACGTCTTCGGCGACGGCGGCTCGAAGCCCTACGTGGAAAGCGATCTCCCCCGGCCGCTCAACGTCTATGCCGCGAGCAAGGTGGCCGGCGAGCATCTCATTGCGTCCGTGCTCGAAGACCATCTCATCGTGCGAACCGCCGCGCTCTATGGCAACGCCCCCTGCCGCGCGAAGGGCGGACGCAATTTCATCGGCACCATGCTCCACCTCGCCGCCACGCGCCCCGAGGTAAAGGTCGTGACCGACGAGATTTCCACGCCGACCTGGACGCTCGCGCTCGCACGCCAGATTCGCCTCCTCGCTGAAAAGGGTGAGCCGGGCCTCTACCACGCCACCTGTCAGGGCGCATGCTCGTGGTTTGAATTCGCCCAGGCCATCTTCGAAGAGACGGGGACGAAGGTGACCCTCAGCCCCACCACCTCGGCGGCCTTCCAGTCGCCCGTGCGCCGCCCGGCCTATTCGGTGCTGGAGAATAAACACGCCCAGGATCAGGGCCTCGACATCATGCCCCCCTGGCGCGAGGCGCTGAAGGACTACCTCGCGATCCGCACGGAAGAGTGACCAAAGCTCAAAGGCCATTCCCTATGTGCAGGGACATCAGGGACGGCAGCGACAGCAGGTCTCTCAACTCTCCAGGTCCGCCATCGGCCTGCTGTCTTCGACGTCGCTGCCATCCCTGCAATTATGGCACTGGACCTGGCCCCCTAAAGCCCCATCTTCTCATGCACCTCGGAGACCCGGCGCAAAAACCAGCGCGGCAATCGCTTCTCCCGCTTGCCGAGTTGTACCCCCGCATAGCGCGCCGCAAAGGAAAGCAGCGACAGCGCCACGCAATCGATTCGCCCGCGCTTCGCAAAGTGGCTGAGATCCGTCTTCACCCGCGCCAGACCATAGCGCAGTTCACCGCCGATCTCCGGATTGTTCAAGATCCCGATGCGCGACAGGGACAGGCCATTGTCCAGCGCAAACTTAAACTCCCCCCAGAGGCTCCGCTCGTGTCCGTGGATCACTTCCGCCTCGGGCTCGTAAATTACCTGATAACCCGCCATCAGGATGTCGCGACACAGGCCTTGGTCTTCGGCGAGCAGCAATTCCTCGTTCCACCGAAAGCGTTCCCAGAGCGCGCGCCGCACCGCCCCGTTGGCGTTGGAAAAGCGAAAGTGGCCCGGATTGAATCGCGTGATCTCCTTCGGATCACGCACCTGCCGCTTTTCGGAATATTCACTCGCCAGGCTCTGGGTGCGAAGCGCCCCCATACCCTTCGGCGCGGTCTGCTTGCCATACACGGCCCCCACGCGGGGATCGGAAAAATGACCCGCGAGCTTTTGCAGCCACCGCTCATGCACGGGAAACGCATCGCCCGAAAGCATCACAAGGATCTCCCCCGTGGCAAGGGATGCCGCCAGATTGCGCGTGCGCCCGTGGTGAAACGCCGCCGGCGGAATCTCGCGGATGACCGCGCCGTGTTCCCGCATGAATTCAACGGTGCCATCCGTCGATCCCGAATCCACACAGATATACTCGACCGAGCCGGGGTAGTCTTGCGCGAGAATCATGGGAAACATGCGCTCAAGATTGCTACGCTCGTTTTTCACCACGAAGAGAATGGAAACACCGGGGGCCTCGGCGCCCGAGGCCGGGGACTCGATCATGGCACCACGTTTCCAACCCGACCAATGGCCTCGTGAATGCTGTCGATGCGGGCGCGCACCTTCGCGGCGGCGGCGGCATCGCCCTTCTGCTCCTGGGCGCGCGCCAGCCGATCAAGAAGGTACACATTGTTCTCCGACTGCCCCAGGGCCCGCTCAAGAAAGGGAATCGCCTCGGCCGGCCGCGCAGCCTTGAGCAGGGCTTCCGCCGTGTATTGAGGTAGCGTGGCATTCTCTGGAAATTGCGCCACCGCTTTCGCGCCGAAATCTGCCGCTTCGTCGAAACGCTTCATTTCAATCAGCGACCAGACAATGTCCAGACGAGGCCCAACACCGGGATCGCCCTTCGCCACCGCCTGGGTGAAGTTGGCGTAGGCCAGCTCCCACTGATTCATGCGGTAGTGAATGCCGCCCGCGTAGGCATAGGGCTCATAGACGTCCGGGGCGAGTTCTTTGGCCTTCTCCACCTGTTGCAACGCACCCAGATAATCCTTGGACTCCAGCAGCACAATGGCCTCGCCGAGGTAGGTGCGATAGTCGTTCGCCCGCAGATCCGCCGCGTAGGAGGCCAGCCTAAAATCGAAGAGGGCGATAGCCACGGCGCCGATCACCCAGAGCATCGCCCAGGTGATGAGGATACGGCCAGGATGCTTGAAGGTCGGCCTGTGCATCAGAGCGCCCCCTTGCCGCTGAGCACGATGCGCACCGTGGACAGGAGCACCCGCAGATCCACGTCCATCGACAGGGTATTGATATACACCAGGTCATAACGGAGCCGGTCTTCCGGCGTGGAACTGTAGCCCCCCAGCACATGGGAGAGACTCGTGAGTCCCGGGCGCACCACCAGGCGGCGGTCAAAGAGCGGTAGGGTGCCGCGCTGCTGGTCGTAGTATTCTTTCCACACCGGACGCGGCCCCACCAGGCTCATGTCCCCCTTCAACACGCTGTAAAGCTGGGGGATCTCGTCGATCCGGTGCTTGCGCAGGAAGCGGCCCACCGGGGTAATCCGGGGATCATCCTTCTGCGCGAGCACGTGGCCCGCTTCGTCCATCAGCGGTACGCCATCGTGCATGGATCGGAATTTGTAGATCGTAAAAGGCCGCCCCCCCTTGGAAAGACGCTGCTGGGTATAGAAGATTGGCCCCGGCGAACTCACCTTGATCGCCGCCGCCGCCGCCAGGCAGATTGGAGTCGCCAGCAACAGGCCGATCGCCGACACCACGATATCCGTCAGCCGCTTCGCATACAGGTACGGGCTCGTGGTCTGCTCGCCCGCAACGCGGACCAGCGGAATCCCCGCCACGGGAAGCAGGTTCCCGTGGTGCAGCAACAGCGCGCTGCTCAGGCTGGGGTGCACATAGGTGTCTCGAAAGCGCCGCTCGCAAAACTCGAGCAGCGCGTGAAGGCGCTTCTCCTGATCGTCCCCCGCGCAGATAATGACGCTGTGGATACCCGTGCGCGTCGGCGAGCCCGCGCCTTCGCCCGCATCGCACTCCGCCACCAGTTCTTCAAAAGTCACGCACCGCGCATCCGCCACGGCGGATCGATCCTGTGCGATCTCCATCGCGATGCGACGGGCTTCGTCCGCCTCGCCCACCACATAGAAGAGGCGATGGAGGCTGTCAAAGCGCGCCGCCAGAGAGGCCAGGCCATACTGCCACACACTCAGCAGCACCGCCGCCGTCGGCAGGCTGAGAATCAATTCCCGGCGCGAAACAACCCGCATCTCGACCGGCACCAGCGTCACCAGCAATAAGGTGGCCACGCCCGTGGTCAGCAGGGCGATGAGCGTGTGGTAGATGAGGTCGAAGCGATCCGTAAGGCGGGACACGTTCAGACGGCCGGTCATGACGGCGGCAATCGCGAAGATGGCCACGCAGACCAGACGGTCGCGCTGGATCAGGGCGAAGTCCACGTGGGTAAGCGTATCCAGTCGCGAGGGCGTCACCAGACTCAACGCGGCAAAGTACAGCAGCAAGTCCGTCATGAAGGACAAGGTGCTTACCCAGCGTTGTTCGCGAATCCCTGGCAACGAATTACCCTCCTGAACACCCGCGCACACGGCATTAAATCACATGCGCGCAACTACTTAAGTCTATCAAAATCAGGGCATTGTGCGCAAGACAAGACGGGTTGGCCACCTCCATACTGCGAATTCTGGACAACCGTCAATAAACTTGTTTTCCCGTCCACGCCATGCTAGGCTGATCGTGGAATCCTGGCAATCAAGGTGAATCACAACACTGGCAACCCGTTCCGGGCGTTTGAGGAGGTAGCTCTATGGCCGAAATTGACAAGTATTTCCGATTGATGGTCGAGCATGGCACGTCGGACTTGCACCTGTGCACCGGCTGCAAGCCCATGTTCCGAAAAGATGGTTCGATTGTTCCGCTTAAGGCGGATGAGGAAGTGACGGCGGAGCGTGCGGAACAGCTCCTCTTCGAGATTACCCCCGAAAAAAACCGAAAAGAGTTCAACGACACGAACGATACCGACTTCGCTTACGCACTGGAGGGTTATGGGCGATTCCGCGCCAACATCTTCCGCGATCACAAGGGCGTCGGGGGCGTGTTCCGCCTGATTCCTTCGGAGATTCTCACCTTCGAACAACTTAAACTGCCCGTGGCCCTCAAGAAATTCTGTCAGCTCCACAAGGGCCTGGTACTGGTGACCGGGCCCACCGGCAGCGGTAAGTCGACCACCCTGGCGGCCATGATCGACTACATCAACAAGAATCGCTCGGACCACATCATCACCATTGAAGACCCGATCGAATTCGTTCACCAGAACCAGCGCTGTCTCATAAACCAGCGCGAAGTGCACAACCACACCCTGGGCTTCAAGAACGCCCTTCGCGCCGCCCTGCGCGAAGACCCGGATATTGTGCTCGTGGGCGAAATGCGCGACCTGGAAACGACCCACATCGCCATCGAAACGGCGGAAACCGGCCACCTGGTCTTCGGCACCCTCCACACCACCACGGCCATCTCCACCGTGGACCGCCTCATCGACATTTTCCCCTCGGGTCAGCAAGCTCAGATACGCACCATGCTCTCCGCCGCCCTCAAGGGCGTCGTGGCCCAGAACCTGCTCAAGAAGAAAGGCGGCGGTCGCGTGGCCGCGCTGGAAGTGCTGGTGGTGAACGCCGCCGTGAGCATGCTTATCCGAGAGGGCAAGACCGCGCAAGTTATGAGCATCATGCAGACGGCCAAGAAAGAAGGCATGACGCTCCTGAACGACGAACTCGCCCGCTTTGTGAAAGAAGACGTGATCGAGCCGGCCGAAGGCTACTCCAAAGCCGTCGACAAAGAAGGTTTCATGAAAGCGCTGGAAGGCGTCGGCGTGCAGTACAAGCCCCCGACGGCGGACTGAGCACCCCGATCAGATTGCCAGGCCCGACAGGCGGAAGATTCCCCGG
This window encodes:
- the rfbD gene encoding dTDP-4-dehydrorhamnose reductase yields the protein MKVLIIGAEGQLGQDLCAVFADTEVHRAGRDRLDIVDAAAADALITHEVRPNLVINTAAAHNVPVCEQEPALAFAVNATGSRNLAMACKAAGARLVHVSTDYVFGDGGSKPYVESDLPRPLNVYAASKVAGEHLIASVLEDHLIVRTAALYGNAPCRAKGGRNFIGTMLHLAATRPEVKVVTDEISTPTWTLALARQIRLLAEKGEPGLYHATCQGACSWFEFAQAIFEETGTKVTLSPTTSAAFQSPVRRPAYSVLENKHAQDQGLDIMPPWREALKDYLAIRTEE
- a CDS encoding type IV pilus twitching motility protein PilT, with the translated sequence MAEIDKYFRLMVEHGTSDLHLCTGCKPMFRKDGSIVPLKADEEVTAERAEQLLFEITPEKNRKEFNDTNDTDFAYALEGYGRFRANIFRDHKGVGGVFRLIPSEILTFEQLKLPVALKKFCQLHKGLVLVTGPTGSGKSTTLAAMIDYINKNRSDHIITIEDPIEFVHQNQRCLINQREVHNHTLGFKNALRAALREDPDIVLVGEMRDLETTHIAIETAETGHLVFGTLHTTTAISTVDRLIDIFPSGQQAQIRTMLSAALKGVVAQNLLKKKGGGRVAALEVLVVNAAVSMLIREGKTAQVMSIMQTAKKEGMTLLNDELARFVKEDVIEPAEGYSKAVDKEGFMKALEGVGVQYKPPTAD
- a CDS encoding sugar transferase — encoded protein: MPGIREQRWVSTLSFMTDLLLYFAALSLVTPSRLDTLTHVDFALIQRDRLVCVAIFAIAAVMTGRLNVSRLTDRFDLIYHTLIALLTTGVATLLLVTLVPVEMRVVSRRELILSLPTAAVLLSVWQYGLASLAARFDSLHRLFYVVGEADEARRIAMEIAQDRSAVADARCVTFEELVAECDAGEGAGSPTRTGIHSVIICAGDDQEKRLHALLEFCERRFRDTYVHPSLSSALLLHHGNLLPVAGIPLVRVAGEQTTSPYLYAKRLTDIVVSAIGLLLATPICLAAAAAIKVSSPGPIFYTQQRLSKGGRPFTIYKFRSMHDGVPLMDEAGHVLAQKDDPRITPVGRFLRKHRIDEIPQLYSVLKGDMSLVGPRPVWKEYYDQQRGTLPLFDRRLVVRPGLTSLSHVLGGYSSTPEDRLRYDLVYINTLSMDVDLRVLLSTVRIVLSGKGAL
- a CDS encoding tetratricopeptide repeat protein, which gives rise to MHRPTFKHPGRILITWAMLWVIGAVAIALFDFRLASYAADLRANDYRTYLGEAIVLLESKDYLGALQQVEKAKELAPDVYEPYAYAGGIHYRMNQWELAYANFTQAVAKGDPGVGPRLDIVWSLIEMKRFDEAADFGAKAVAQFPENATLPQYTAEALLKAARPAEAIPFLERALGQSENNVYLLDRLARAQEQKGDAAAAAKVRARIDSIHEAIGRVGNVVP
- a CDS encoding glycosyltransferase — protein: MIESPASGAEAPGVSILFVVKNERSNLERMFPMILAQDYPGSVEYICVDSGSTDGTVEFMREHGAVIREIPPAAFHHGRTRNLAASLATGEILVMLSGDAFPVHERWLQKLAGHFSDPRVGAVYGKQTAPKGMGALRTQSLASEYSEKRQVRDPKEITRFNPGHFRFSNANGAVRRALWERFRWNEELLLAEDQGLCRDILMAGYQVIYEPEAEVIHGHERSLWGEFKFALDNGLSLSRIGILNNPEIGGELRYGLARVKTDLSHFAKRGRIDCVALSLLSFAARYAGVQLGKREKRLPRWFLRRVSEVHEKMGL
- a CDS encoding glycosyltransferase family 4 protein, giving the protein MNSFSIAADLSCLASRPITGVGYYTAHLFDALLRTSPGLDLRVFACAAKPLPEEVHGFGARASRFSGQRIPTRLKNELWTRVEWPSMSWWLGETDIVHGGFHLLPPSRRAKRVVTIFDLAGMRRSAIHEDASLALHRKLLTHAVPRADGILAISQSCRMDVIDLLQADPAKVHVVPGGVMLEEFSGPLDQAQLADVRQRHGVDGPYWIHLGTLEPRKNLKRLVEAYARLRARHAAPRLVLAGGEGWMFGPVLEAIARHGLEKDVIRTGYLPREDAVALLRGSRGCVYPSLYEGFGLPVLEAMAARVPVLTSNVSSLPEVIGDTGILVEPEDDESLDAGLERLLLDRGTEGARVEAAWNRAQGMTWAHSAQALLAAYRAVLERP